A genome region from Populus alba chromosome 3, ASM523922v2, whole genome shotgun sequence includes the following:
- the LOC118062950 gene encoding protein FIP2, with translation MSTAPSSDFTTKRVPPPCWTQEESLALIKAYRDKWYSVNRGNLRVADWEAVAVAVPLKSSLQCRHKIEKLRKRYRAEKQKCLKYPGRFFSSWDLFPLLDSMEIGSLGSKVEQEIDKGNDAGDGICVKTLRDRYLLTAQKNGKINGDLDPDEVFDLDPDFALRARKYSKVDGGFSVSKDSGSGFGISSVAFRPNDYVGVNGNIKANVGFNCDHGGEVGYKMEKTQGDRRFMPQGVRLPDHGMMADHYGSYNSDFSKGVDAYKGFPLKSLGDRNLPMQGLNPKNYKKIDWKPTPDFCDDDHVEIDYRIDKRDRFGKKVNDGWSSSFPGFIPNNCANIDGKSRSDSRYRALKGSVNVETNVIGDGVRREADSVALLVSAIEQATESFVKVEMMKMDMAMEIEKMRMEMGLKHNQMILESQQQIVDALAKAMLEKKKRRKVEVLSPNSNRNGYTQVAAVDCESIGKSSIVKESEACVS, from the coding sequence ATGTCAACAGCACCATCTTCTGATTTCACCACCAAGCGGGTACCTCCGCCATGCTGGACCCAAGAAGAGTCACTTGCCCTAATCAAAGCCTACCGTGACAAATGGTACTCCGTCAACCGCGGAAACCTCCGCGTCGCCGACTGGGAAGCCGTGGCCGTTGCCGTCCCACTTAAATCGTCCCTCCAGTGCCGCCACAAGATCGAGAAGCTTCGGAAACGGTATCGTGCGGAAAAACAGAAGTGTCTAAAGTACCCAGgtcggtttttttcttcttgggaTTTGTTCCCTTTATTAGATTCAATGGAAATTGGGTCTCTAGGGTCTAAAGTAGAACAAGAAATCGATAAAGGGAATGATGCTGGAGATGGGATTTGTGTAAAAACGTTACGAGATAGGTATTTGCTGACTGCTCAAAAGAATGGGAAAATTAACGGGGATTTGGACCCAGATGAGGTTTTCGATTTGGATCCAGATTTTGCTCTTCGGGCTAGGAAATATAGCAAGGTTGATGGAGGTTTCAGTGTTAGTAAGGATTCGGGAAGTGGGTTTGGTATTAGCTCTGTTGCATTTAGACCTAATGATTATGTTGGAGTTAATGGGAATATTAAGGCTAATGTTGGTTTTAATTGTGATCATGGAGGCGAGGTTGGttataaaatggaaaaaacacaAGGGGATAGGCGCTTTATGCCTCAGGGAGTTAGATTACCGGATCACGGAATGATGGCTGATCATTATGGTTCATATAATAGTGATTTTTCTAAAGGTGTCGATGCCTACAAAGGGTTTCCGCTGAAGTCCTTAGGTGATAGGAATTTGCCGATGCAGGGGCTTAACCCAAAGAACTATAAAAAGATTGATTGGAAGCCCACTCCTGATTTTTGTGATGATGATCATGTGGAGATTGACTATAGAATTGATAAAAGAGATAGGTTTGGCAAAAAAGTTAATGATGGTTGGAGTTCCTCATTTCCAGGGTTTATACCAAATAACTGTGCCAATATTGATGGGAAGTCGAGGTCTGATTCTCGCTATAGGGCTTTGAAGGGGTCTGTGAATGTTGAGACGAATGTCATTGGTGATGGAGTTAGGAGAGAGGCAGATTCAGTTGCGTTGCTGGTGTCAGCAATTGAGCAGGCTACAGAAAGCTTTGTGAAGGTGGAGATGATGAAGATGGATATGGCGATGGAGATTGAGAAAATGAGGATGGAAATGGGGTTGAAGCATAACCAGATGATACTTGAGTCACAGCAACAGATTGTGGATGCACTTGCGAAAGCCATgctggaaaagaagaaaaggaggaaagtGGAAGTGCTGTCACCCAATTCAAACAGAAATGGATATACTCAAGTTGCTGCAGTGGATTGTGAAAGCATTGGTAAAAGTAGTATAGTAAAAGAAAGCGAAGCTTGTGTCAGCTGA